In Gossypium hirsutum isolate 1008001.06 chromosome D06, Gossypium_hirsutum_v2.1, whole genome shotgun sequence, one genomic interval encodes:
- the LOC121218438 gene encoding uncharacterized protein gives MRNKIFANREIMLCFNLDNSETETVHVVLYDLVNLQIRPSEILDGVSRSEWKNGSMEILLSEFDVVYVNQKAVKGSAIAEFLASRALDDYEPLNFDFPNEDLMYAATVKKDFQEGGPWKLSFDGASNAIGNGIGAVLVSPSGDYYPFTSKLDFDCTNNMAEYEACIMGIRAAIKRKIKVLEVYGDSALVIYQLKGEWETRDPKLVRYRKLVMELIEEFDSVTFSYLPRDENQMADALATLASMFKVNKLEYMKPIQISIYEVPAHCCTLTMKRERMITLGTMTYCDM, from the coding sequence ATGCGAAACAAGATATTCGCCAATCGAGAAATTATGTTGTGCTTtaatttggacaactcggagactgagacagtacatgttgtactATACGACCTGGTTAATCTCCAaattagaccctctgaaatacttgatggagTCAGCCgctctgaatggaagaatggctcgATGGAAATTCTTCTATCTGAATTTGAcgtagtctatgtgaaccagaaggcggtcaaagggagtgcaatagcggaATTCCTAGCAAGTAGGGCTCTCgatgattatgagccattgaacttcgatttcccaaatgaggatttgATGTATGCCGCAACCGTAAAGAAAGATTTCCAAGAAGGTGGTCCTTGGAAGTTGAGTTTTgacggagcttcaaatgctataggCAACGGAATTGGGGCAGTACTCGTGTCCCCTAGTGGAGATTATTATCCTTTCACTAGCAAATTGGACTTTgactgcacaaataatatggctgagtatgaagcttgcattaTGGGCATTCGGGCAGCCATAAAGCGGAAAATTAAGGTGCTAGAGGTATACGGGGACTCTGCATTAGTAATTTACCAGCTCAAGggggaatgggaaacaagagacccgaaGTTGGTTCGCTATCGAAAATTGGTTATGGAATTGATCGAGGAATTTGATAGTGTCACCTTTAGTTacctcccacgagatgaaaatcagatggcagatgctttggccACTTTAGCCTCCATGTTTAAAGTGAACAAATTAGAATATATGAAGCCTATCCAGATCAGCATCTATGAGGTTCCAGCCCATTGTTGCACATTGACAATGAAGAGGGaaaggatgatcacccttggtaccatgacatattgcgatatgtga
- the LOC121218439 gene encoding uncharacterized protein has product MTGYINNEQLLVHCFQDSLIGSAVRWYNQLSRAEIHSWKDLAQAFIKHYRHVMDIAPDRIVLQNMEKKTNESFRQYARRWREVAAQVQPPLLEKEITMLFINTLKAPFLNHMLGSATKSFSDIVMSGEMIENAIRSGKIEAGESAKRSAPRKKEHEINNTNMFNKDHSRSITVGQARATTTNQQGSSRRESNSRPNIERPQFTPIPVTYKELYQNLFDAHVGHSIENCTAFKKLVEKLINMGIVKIGDSSGPNVAENPLPNHDDNRVNAISENEGRRVKANVAEIKTPLGWVWKQMVKRGLIKQDSIERPEQAKRFCKFHAEEDHDIQECTEFRIVVQNFMDSKEMEFYEEIKGLKEEEVCATGEGSARRTQELCHPVVIISKPMNKESGIQIGPKVIIQKPVSFPYKGNKKVPWSYDCNVTIPGKESSVNASKRRKDSIHEVESAMIRQTR; this is encoded by the exons ATGACCGGGTACATCAACAACGAGCAGCTGTTGGTTCACTGTTTTCAGGATAGTTTGATCGGGTCAGCTGTtagatggtacaatcaattgagtcgaGCTGAAATCCACTCTTGGAAAGATTTGGCGCAGGCCTTTATAAAACACTACAGACATGTGATGGACATAGCACCCGATCGAATTGTAttgcaaaatatggaaaagaaaactaatgAGAGCTTTCGCCAGTATGCTCGAAGATGGAGGGAGGTAGCAGCACAAGTTCAACCACCACTTTTAGAAAAAGAGATAACCATGCTTTTTATCAATACTTTGAAAGCTCCATTTCTCAATCACATGCTGGGTAGTGCCACCAAAAGCTTTTCAGACATAGtgatgtctggagaaatgatagaaaatgccataagGAGTGGCAAGATAGAAGCAGGAGAAAGTGCTAAAAGGTCAGCACCGAGAAAGAAGGAGCATGAGATAAACAACACAAACATGTTTAACAAGGACCATTCTAGATCAATCACGGTGGGACAAGCCAGAGCAACAACCACTAATCAGCAAGGTTCTTCGAGACGGGAGTCCAATTCAAGGCCAAATATAGAAAGACCTCAATTCACACCCATCCCGGTGACGTATAAAGAATTGTATCAGaatttatttgatgcacatgtg GGGCACTCGATTGAGAACTGCACTGCATTCAAGAAGTTAGTGGAGAAACTTATCAATATGGGGATCGTAAAGATTGGCGACTCATCAGGGCCAAATGTAGCAGAAAATCCGTTGCCCAATCATGACGATAATAGGGTAAACGCGATAAGTGAGAATGAAGGAAGAAGAGTCAAAGCCAACGTGGCAGAGATAAAAACCCCTCTTGGATGGGTTTGGAAACAAATGGTAAAAAGAGGTCTTATCAAGCAAGATTCGATAGAAAGGCCTGAACAAGCAAAGAGATTTTGTAAGTTCCACGCAGAAGAAGATCATGACATCCAGGAATGCACCGAGTTCAGAATCGTGGTGCAAAACTTTATGGAtagcaaagaaatggagttttatgaagaaatcaaAGGGTTAAAAGAGGAAGAAGTTTGTGCTACAGGAGAAGGATCTGCAAGGAGAACCCAAGAGCTTTGTCATCCAGTGGTTATCATTTCAAAGCCAATGAACAAAGAATCTGGAATACAAATAGGGCCAAAAGttataatccaaaaacctgtatccTTTCCTTACAAGGgtaacaaaaaggttccttggagtTACGATTGCAATGTGACGATTCCAGGAAAAGAGAGCTCGGTAAATGCTtcaaaaagaaggaaggattctATACACGAAGTGGAAAGCGCTATGATCCGGCAGACGCGATAG
- the LOC121218616 gene encoding uncharacterized protein → MERRFLDKVEDNAAVRIWSETTQQEKGDSLAEGYISELWDFTRISITQNDLQELKGIWDHWDEEARQLFYSHYGDLPYLLDMKVDKHLFRALAQFWNPAYSCFSFGKVDLVPTIEEYMALLRCSKSQVDRIYSRAANVPFLRRLMNITGMSEQWVTARIKQKGDNKCISWRSLKDVALVHPDIKKRVDIFALSIYGLVIFPRALGHIDEAVTDLFDRLDKGVTLIPAILAETFRSLSTCRRAGEGRFIGCAQLLLAWFHSHFWKVDKVSYRVFSENYSPLKETIATPRRDDISMEKWMAIIQNLHEEDIEWRAPWLLPDEILYRCGSFDWVPLLGIWGAIGYAPLLVLRQYRSRQFIPATQGLAECEFSYGGDGYKKRIREISNAWNQTRQMKRLAVGPMTTPEYKEWRVRRINDNVPKSSLEGSHSIEEHLRVIPSELEILKQDFERRNAELEKQIEQMEEEKTNLRLDVDVQKLEMERLRKGKARAEEDLNSLKTDYKKLRSSMRTAGLGKTSEQWRKEVQEEKNKADRWETRFQEVQTQNETLKKSLSENQKEKGELENRVSELEESLYRHRNRNSVMELKASLSRIEEMKRRIEELEAALRSCEMRIEHMRSNEDRQTEQLHYFQNQVRDRDQIMGEAVLQIREVADHLQTLAVQADVLSVKYELESSRGQELASLLRRIRILSFRAKSYM, encoded by the coding sequence atggaaagaaggtttcttgataaggtggaagatAATGCGGCAGTCCGAATTTGGTCGGAAACGacacaacaagagaaaggggATAGTTTGGCTGAAGGATATATATCAGAGCTATGGGACTTTACCCGCATTAGCATAACCCAGAACGATTTACAAGAGTTGAAAGGAATTTGGGACCATTGGGACGAGGAGGCCAGACAGTTGTTTTATTCCCATTACGGGGACTTGCCGTACCTGCTAGATATGAAGGTAGATAAGCACCTATTCCGGGCTCTCGCACAATTTTGGAATCCCGCCTATAGTTGTTTTTCGTTCGGGAAAGTTGACTTGGTGCCTACGATAGAAGAATATATGGCTTTACTTCGGTGTTCAAAGAGTCAAGTCGACAGAATCTACTCAAGAGCCGCAAATGTACCCTTTTTGAGAAGGTTAATGAACATAACAGgcatgagtgagcagtgggttacgGCCCGAATTAAACAAAAAGGGGATAACAAGTGCATTTCTTGGAGGAGTTTGAAAGATGTGGCTTTGGTGCACCCGGATATAAAAAAGAGGGTAGATATCTTCGCCCTAAGCATATATGGCTTAGTTATCTTTCCTAGAGCTTTGGGGCATATTGATGAGGCGGTTACTGATTTGTTCGACCGCCTTGATAAAGGAGTTACCCTGATTCCAGCAATTTTAGCGGAGACATTCAGATCATTGAGTACCTGTCGGCGAGCGGGCGAAGGCAggttcattggatgtgcacagttgcTACTTGCgtggttccacagtcatttttggaaagTGGATAAGGTGTCATATCGGGTCTTCTCTGAAAACTATTCGCCGCTAAAGGAGACGATAGCTACACCGAGAAGGGACGACATTTCAATGGAAAAATGGATGGCAATTATTCAAAACTTGCATGAAGAAGACATTGAATGGAGAGCTCCGTGGTTACTTCCAGACGAAATTTTGTACCGATGcggtagttttgattgggtccctttgcTTGGAATCTGGGGAGCTATTGGCTATGCCCCGTTATTAGTGCTCAGACAGTACAGATCAAGACAGTTTATACCCGCAACCCAGGGGCTGGCCGAGTGTGAATTCTCGTATGGGGGTGATGGCTACAAAAAGAGGATTCGAGAGATATCCAATGCGTGGAATCAGACTCGCCAAATGAAGCGATTAGCTGTAGGACCAATGACAACCCCCGAATATAAAGAATGGAGGGTCAGAAGAATCAATGACAATGTCCCCAAATCAAGCCTCGAAGGCAGTCATTCGATAGAGGAGCACTTACGGGTCATCCCTTCTGAACTAGAAATTTTGAAGcaagattttgaaagaagaaatgcaGAGTTGGAAAAACagatagagcaaatggaggaagaaaaaacAAACTTAAGGTTGGATGTAGATGTCCAGAAGCTCGAGATGGAGCGATTAAGAAAAGGAAAAGCTAGGGCTGAAGAAGATCTGAACAGTCtgaaaacagattacaagaagttgcgatCATCAATGAGAACCGCCGGGTTGGGAAAGACTTCTGAACAATGGCGCAAGGAAGTTCAAGAAGAAAAGAACAAAGCTGATAGATGGGAAACAAGGTTTCAAGAAGTTCAAACCCAGAACGAGACTTTAAAGAAGAGTCTGTCAGAGAatcagaaagaaaaaggggaactAGAAAATAGAGTGTCCGAGTTAGAAGAATCTCTCTATCGGCATCGAAATCGAAATTCTGTGATGGAATTAAAAGCAAGCCTAAGTAGAATTGAAGAGATGAAACGAAGAATTGAAGAGTTAGAAGCAGCATTGCGAAGTTGCGAGATGCGGATTGAGCACATGAGATCTAATGAAGATCGTCAAACCGAGCAGTTGCACTACTTTCAGAACCAAGTAAGAGATAGAGATCAAATCATGGGAGAAGCCGTGCTTCAAATCCGAGAGGTGGCTGATCACTTGCAGACGTTAGCAGTACAAGCTGATGTGTTAAGCGTGAAGTACGAATTAGAGTCGAGTCGAGGACAAGAGCTAGCCTCGTTGCTTAGGAGGATTagaattttgagttttagggctaagtcgtatatgtaa
- the LOC107944501 gene encoding metacaspase-9 yields MPTECKKRAVLVGCNYPNTFKELSGCVNDAKAMRDMILSRFGFDSENVELLTDEPESKYKPTRANIMAALKKMVDAAKEGDVLLFHFSGHGIVDRIDPHQPSNKGEAIVPCDFNPIFDVDLGQLIKQLPSGSSFTMVSDSCHSGGLIDKSKEQIGPHSTLRGIALPVDYKTRGISLGTLYQCLQTVANVIIATQGLFPTRALGNAINTGTDNMEGIGSILTTIFGNNVSLKFLPHDERDIVNLRSLTEDEGILLSGCQANEESSDMGASDKTGGMGFGAFTYTVLKVIRESNGALSNRQLVVKVRNEIIKLGCGQQHPCLYCTDENADAAFLGNQPNTTTGA; encoded by the exons ATGCCCACCGAATGTAAGAAGAGAGCCGTTCTGGTCGGATGCAACTACCCCAACACCTTCAAAGAGTTGAGTGGATGCGTAAACGATGCGAAAGCCATGAGAGATATGATCTTGAGCAGGTTTGGCTTTGATTCCGAAAATGTTGAGCTCCTAACTGATGAACCAGAGTCCAAGTATAAGCCTACACGGGCAAACATTATGGCTGCACTCAAGAAGATGGTGGACGCGGCTAAAGAAGGAGATGTCCTGCTTTTCCACTTTAGTGGACATGGAATTGTGGACCGCATTGACCCCCACCAGCCTTCCAACAAGGGTGAAGCAATTGTGCCTTGTGATTTCAATCCCATTTTTG ACGTGGACTTGGGGCAATTGATTAAGCAACTACCAAGTGGATCAAGCTTCACAATGGTTTCGGATTCCTGCCACAGTGGTGGTCTGATTGATAAAAGTAAAGAACAAATTGGACCCCATAGTACTCTAAGGGGTATAGCACTACCTGTTGATTACAAGACTAGGGGCATTTCCTTAGGAACCTTATACCAGTGCCTACAAACAGTAGCCAACGTCATAATCGCGACACAAGGCTTATTTCCCACAAGAGCACTTGGGAATGCCATCAACACTGGAACAGATAATATGGAGGGTATTGGCTCTATTTTGACCACAATCTTTGGGAACAATGTGAGTCTCAAATTCCTACCCCATGATGAACGTGATATTGTGAATTTGAGGTCACTGACGGAGGATGAGGGAATTCTGTTAAGTGGGTGCCAAGCCAATGAGGAATCGAGTGATATGGGAGCGAGTGACAAAACCGGAGGAATGGGGTTTGGGGCCTTTACCTATACAGTTCTGAAGGTCATCAGGGAGAGCAATGGGGCATTAAGCAATAGACAACTTGTGGTGAAGGTCAGGAATGAAATAATAAAGCTAGGATGTGGACAGCAGCACCCTTGCCTTTATTGCACTGATGAGAATGCTGATGCAGCTTTTCTTGGCAACCAACCCAACACCACTACGGGTGCGTAA